In Vigna angularis cultivar LongXiaoDou No.4 chromosome 8, ASM1680809v1, whole genome shotgun sequence, one DNA window encodes the following:
- the LOC108344235 gene encoding uncharacterized protein LOC108344235, with product MLLSMFEKIEGLEFKPTRMTLQLADRSLKYAYGVVEDVLMKVDKFLFLVDFVIMEMEEDVNVPHILGRPFMKTARVLIDVENDKLKVRVQDEEVNFDVFEAMSHPKDNKECFHLDPLDEICMIQEKKTSDTFSLEEMLVDTCEELNEKEEELIDECLTELEELKEDPL from the coding sequence ATGCTGCTCTCCATGTTTGAAAAGATTGAAGGGTTGGAATTCAAGCCTACTCGGATGACTCTTCAACTAGCAGATAGATCTCTGAAATATGCTTATGGGGTAGTTGAAGATGTGCTTATGAAGGTAGACAAATTTCTATTTCTTGTGGACTTTGTTATCATGGAGATGGAAGAGGATGTGAATGTACCTCATATTTTGGggagacctttcatgaagactgcaagagttttgattgatgtggAAAACGACAAGCTGAAAGTGAGAgtgcaagatgaagaagtaaattttgatgtttttgaagCCATGTCTCACCCAAAGGATAACAAGGAGTGTTTTCATCTTGATCCTCTTGATGAAATTTGCAtgatacaagaaaagaaaacaagtgatactttttctttggAGGAGATGCTAGTTGACACCTGTGAAgaattgaatgaaaaagaagaagaactgATTGATGAGTGCTTGACTGAATTGGAAGAGTTGAAAGAAGATCCGTTATAG
- the LOC108344233 gene encoding uncharacterized protein LOC108344233, with translation MKTTIGLSPFQMVYGKACHLPVEMEHRALWALKFLNYDPCDTIENRRGQIIELEEMRLHAYDSSKNYKEKVKFYHDKKLVNKVFNSGQHVLLFNSRLKLFPGKLKSKWSGPFMVKNVLPHGVVELTDPSSKDPQRIWVINGQRLKHYLGAEVECLSRVMEFVDPN, from the coding sequence ATGAAGACAACTATTGGATTATCTCCTTTCCAGATGGTTTATGGAAAGGCATGTCACCTTCCGGTGGAGATGGAACATCGAGCTCTATGGGCCTTAAAATTCTTGAACTATGATCCTTGTGATACTATAGAAAATAGAAGAGGGCAAATTATTGAGCTTGAGGAGATGCGGCTGCATGCCTATGATTCTTCAAAGAACtacaaagaaaaagtgaaattttatcatgacaagaAACTAGTGAACAAGGTCTTTAATTCAGGACAACATGTGTTGTTGTTCAATTCACGACTAAAACTTTTCCCTGGAAAGTTGAAGTCCAAGTGGTCTGGTCCATTTATGGTCAAGAATGTTCTTCCACATGGAGTAGTTGAGTTAACAGATCCATCTTCTAAAGATCCACAAAGAATTTGGGTCATCAATGGACAACGCCTCAAGCATTATTTGGGTGCTGAGGTAGAATGCCTTTCCAGAGTCATGGAGTTTGTTGATCCAAATTAA
- the LOC108344232 gene encoding receptor like protein 27, which produces MELWMRWFLLFLLFHFSSSHSLCHPYDAFLLHHFNNSFTIITDDDCYLPKTPTWKNGTDCCSWDGVTCHPISGHVIGLDLACSGLSGQIHPNSTLFLLSHLQSLNLAFNSLVDSIPSSLLTLPRLSFLNLHHNYLSGQIPNVFPQSNKFKELDFSVNNLGGELPSTLSNLQHLTLLDLSRNKFSGQIPDVFVGLTKLTTLFFSENNFEGKIPSSLFDLTQLSILEISFNKFQGPLPNNITGFSNLLSLSFNNNLLNGIIPSWCLSLPSLMNLDLSRNKFTGILSANSSYSLEIIDLSCNKLQGNIPETIFNLVNLTILDISSNNLSGYVHFPLFCKLQNLVTLYLFQNDQLSLNFDSNVNCTFSSLEMLDLSSTSLTEFPKLSGKVPMLELLFLSNNKIKGRIPNWFSSLYSLDLSHNQLEQSLDQFSWIQQLNFLDFSFNKITGGISSSICNASSIEYLNLSHNKLTGIIPQCLSNSSLRVLDLQQNKLRGTLPSSFSKNCRLRILNLNDNQLKGSLPESMSNCFTLEDLDLANNQLEGTFPHCLQGLSNLRVLVLRANKFHGPIENLKTKHGLANLVILDISSNNFSGPIPKVYIRKFEAMKTVVQVEIEEYIRSDLFYDSLTVTTKSIVITMEKIRTDFVTIDLSKNRFEGEVPNVIGELHALRALNLSHNILSGPIPQSLGNLTNLESLDLSSNMLTGMIPTELTNLNFLEVLNLSNNHIVGAIPQGKQFNTFSNDSYKGNSGLCGFPLSKKCSKDIEQHSPPSVPFKREHGYGFGWKPVAIGYGCGMIFGMGMGCCVLLIGKPQWLVRMVA; this is translated from the coding sequence ATGGAGTTATGGATGAGATGGTTCCTtctctttttactttttcatttttcatcctcTCATTCCTTATGCCACCCTTATGACGCCTTTCTCTTGCATCACTTCAATAACTCTTTTACTATTATTACTGATGATGATTGTTATCTTCCAAAGACACCAACATGGAAAAATGGAACAGATTGTTGCTCTTGGGATGGAGTCACCTGCCACCCCATCTCCGGTCATGTGATCGGTCTCGACCTTGCCTGCAGTGGCCTTTCTGGCCAAATCCATCCAAACAGTACACTTTTCCTTCTTTCTCATCTCCAATCACTCAACCTTGCTTTCAACTCTCTTGTGGATTCAATCCCATCCTCACTCCTAACCCTTCCACGTCTCTCTTTTCTCAATCTCCATCATAACTATCTCAGTGGTCAAATCCCAAATGTCTTTCCTCAgtcaaacaaatttaaagaattggATTTCAGTGTTAACAATTTAGGAGGTGAGCTGCCATCAACactttcaaatcttcaacatcTCACTCTCTTGGATCTTTCGAGAAATAAATTCAGTGGTCAAATCCCGGACGTGTTTGTCGGGCTAACCAAATTgacaactctttttttttcggAAAACAATTTTGAAGGAAAAATCCCATCTTCATTGTTCGACTTAACTCAACTTTCTATACTggaaatttcttttaataaattccAGGGTCCTTTGCCCAACAATATAACAGGGTTTTCAAATCTACTTAGCTTATCATTTAATAACAACTTGCTGAATGGGATAATTCCTTCATGGTGTTTATCTTTGCCGTCTTTGATGAATTTAGATTTGTCAAGAAATAAGTTCACAGGGATTCTAAGTGCAAACTCATCATATTCCTTAGAGATTATAGATTTGTCCTGCAACAAGCTACAAGGTAATATTCCAGAAACAATTTTCAACCTTGTAAATCTTACAATCTTAGATATATCATCAAACAACTTAAGTGGATATGTTCACTTTCCACTTTTCTGTAAGCTTCAAAATTTGGTAACACTTTACCTTTTCCAAAATGATCAGTTATCCCTAAATTTTGACTCCAATGTCAACTGTACTTTTTCCTCATTAGAGATGTTGGACTTATCTTCTACGAGTTTAACTGAATTTCCAAAGTTATCAGGAAAAGTACCAATGTTAGAACTTCTCTTTCTAtccaataacaaaattaaaggaAGAATTCCCAATTGGTTTAGCTCATTATATTCATTGGACCTCTCTCACAACCAATTAGAGCAATCACTGGACCAATTTTCATGGATCCAACAACTTAATTTTcttgattttagttttaacaAAATCACTGGTGGCATCTCTTCCTCAATTTGCAATGCAAGTTCAATTGAGTATCTCAACTTGTCACACAACAAGTTGACGGGCATCATTCCACAATGCCTGTCTAACTCATCCCTTCGAGTTTTGGATCTACAACAAAACAAACTTCGTGGCACTTTGCCAAGTAGCTTTTCAAAGAACTGCCGGCTCCGTATTCTTAATCTCAATGACAACCAATTAAAAGGTTCTTTGCCAGAATCTATGTCCAATTGCTTTACTCTGGAGGATTTAGATCTTGCCAACAATCAATTAGAAGGTACCTTTCCTCATTGTCTTCAAGGTCTATCAAATTTAAGAGTATTGGTTTTGCGAGCCAATAAGTTTCATGGCCCCATTGAAAATTTAAAGACCAAACATGGACTTGCCAATTTAGTTATACTTGATATCTCTTCCAACAACTTCAGCGGCCCAATACCAAAGGTCTACATAAGAAAGTTTGAAGCCATGAAGACTGTTGTTCAAGTTGAAATTGAGGAATACATCAGAAgtgatttattttatgattcTTTGACAGTAACAACAAAATCAATCGTTATTACAATGGAGAAAATTCGGACAGACTTTGTAACAATTGATTTATCAAAAAACAGATTTGAAGGAGAGGTTCCAAACGTGATTGGAGAACTTCATGCTCTTAGAGCGCTCAACCTTTCTCATAACATACTTAGTGGTCCTATTCCCCAATCCCTGGGAAATTTGACGAACTTAGAATCGCTAGATCTGTCCTCAAATATGCTTACTGGTATGATTCCTACAGAACTAACCAATTTGAACTTTCTGGAAGTTCTGAATCTTTCCAATAATCATATTGTGGGAGCAATACCTCAAGGAAAACAATTCAATACATTTTCCAACGATTCCTACAAGGGAAACTCTGGGTTATGTGGGTTtccattgtcaaaaaaatgcAGCAAGGACATTGAACAACATTCTCCACCTTCAGTGCCCTTTAAGAGAGAGCATGGATATGGATTTGGATGGAAACCGGTTGCTATAGGATATGGATGTGGAATGATATTTGGAATGGGAATGGGATGTTGTGTCTTATTAATAGGAAAGCCTCAATGGCTTGTGAGAATGGTTGCATGA